The Pseudopipra pipra isolate bDixPip1 chromosome 29, bDixPip1.hap1, whole genome shotgun sequence DNA segment TTGTCCTGATGAGTTTGGGGCGTCCCCTCCCTCGTTAACAGGGAGAGCAGCCAGTTCCTGGAGCCGAGAAGTCACCACCTGGGCGTGCTGAGCAGCCTTGCACAATTCCCAGGGTTGCTGCCCCGGAGGAGATTTGAGGGTGTCACAAATCGTAGCTCAGGGAGAGTATAAAAGAGGCGTCGTCTCCTCTGCAGCATCACTTgctcctgctctctctgctcctcctgtgcactGTCTGCAGAGCCCAGAACTCCTCCAAGGTGAGTAGGTTCTTCCAAAGGGTGCCTTTGTGGTGCCAGAAGTGCCATCGGGACGGGCCAGGAGAGAGGCCAGTCCTCCTCCTCCGACCCGCTTTGATGTTTTGctgtgtgtcccttcccagcaggatgaAAACCGACCTGGAGCTGGCCCTGGAGTGTGCTGTGAACGTCTACCACCAGTATGCTGTGCTGAACCGGCCCATCGACGACTACCTGAGCAAGACCGAGTTCTCCAAGCTGCTGAAGGAGACGGCCAAGCCCTTCCTGAACGACACCAAGCCAGTAAGGTCGTGGAATCATGGAAggggtgggtgggaagggacctcaaagatcaccccattccaccccctgccatggggacacctcctgctagaccaggttgctccaacctggccttggacacttccagggatggaagaGCCGAGCGTTGTGGGAATGGTGCCCTCCTTGGGGCTGGGGCTTCCCAAAGGGAAGATTTCTGGGGTTCAGTCCTCCCAGCTGAGGGCTGGCAGGGTGAGCCTGAGCCCTGTTCtgtctgtcctgctgcagcccaacACGAGCACCGACGACTACATCAACCAGCTCTTCACCAAAGCCGACGGGAACCACGACGGGCGCCTCAAGTTCACCGAGTTCATGACCACGCTCAGCCTGGTGGCCATCAATGCCCATGACAGGTCCCACAAGGGCCCTGGTGGGGACCATGACCACGGGCACGACCACGGGCACGACCACGGGCACGACCACGGCCGCCGTCCCCGGAACTGAAGCGTCTCCCGGGGTGTCTGTGCCCACGGGGCTCTGCTTTCCCAGCACCAGCATCCCTTCCCTGGAACCAAAGCCTTGTCAGCTGCTTCTGCCTGTGGCATTGAAATAAAATCCTTTACTTCGAGCACCAAATGCATCTTGTTACGTGTTCTGGGGGCTCCGGGGGTGGGTGGGATTCCAGATTCTCACCCAACCCATGGCTGGGGGGGTTAAACACAGATTGAGCTGGAGGAGCAACGGGAGGGGAAGGTGGCACAGGGGGATCTTGCTCTGGGCAGAGTGGGGAGTCCCCACCGAGCAAAACAGGCTGTGTGGGCTCCTGAAGGGGGTCAGATCCCAGTGTGCTCCCGCTCTCAGTGGGTGGTTGGTCCCAGCATCCTCTACCTCAGCAGACAGTGAGTGTGTCCTTGgtaggagcagctggagcactcccagccctgcttctCCCAGTCCTCTTTGGATCAGCTCCAGGACACAATGGGGGGAAGCACCAGAGCATTCCTAGCCCTTCTCCTCCCAGTCCCTTTTTGGATCATCTCCAGGACATGCCAGGGGTGAAGCACAGGAACATCCCTAGCCCTGCTTCTCCCAAATCCCCTTTGGACCAGCTCTAGGATGTGCCAGGGGGGTAACAGAGGTGGGGAACATccccagcccttctcctccCAGTCCCTCTTTGGACCAGCTCCAGGACATGCCAGGGGTGAAGCACAGCAGGGGGGGGGTCCTTCCCCAGGTCTCTgctgagccccagccctggagttggaGGTGCCACATCCTGGGGGTGCCTGTGATGCTTTTGCAACCCCCAAAGCAACCAActggccccagcccagcagagaaCGAGGCTGaggggctccaggagctccaggggGCTGACGTGGGGCAGCTccgtggcaggagctgctcggAGGTGCTGCCCTGGTCACACACAGTGGTGACTCTGCACAATGAAACTGGGGGGTTTTATAGGGTGGGATGACAGCCCCCCGAGTCCTGGCACTTCTAAAGGTCACCGTGGGCTCCTGGGGGGCAGAAACAGGAGTGACAAAGAGCTCCTGACTGTGCTGGTGACTGTGCACTGAGGGGGAAACCCTCAGGCTCAGGAGGCTCCGACAGTTCCAATATCAGCCGAAACCAGGAGCCCGTCCCACGTGAAACCCAACCATTGTGAGGGCACTTGCACCCCGTGACACAGATCACTGCTGTCAGGCTCCACGAGGGATTTGGGGAGCAGCCCTTGTCCCCTGGAGGCAGATGCCACTCACTGTCCTGCCAGGGCACCCTGGTGGCACTTGGGCATCGCTCCCCTTGCAGGCCTGGGCACCGTGAGCTGCCCCCCCACAGGTTTTGGGGaacaaaaaggaggaaaaacaggAATTCAGGGCCCATATGTCACATGTGGGGGCTACACAAGCCTCCAAACCCTGCCCAAGGCTTTCCCTGTTGGCTGAGGAATGAGGATGCAATTTGGGACTGCTGACAGTCCCTAATGAGCGGAGCCGGAACACAAAAAGAGCAATAATGTGAGTCAGGGATACGGGAATAAAACTCATGCAACAGTTCCTGCCACTGCCCCCGGGCCACACGAGGAGCATCCTCAAACAGGACTGGTTACCCTCTTGTTCTGCTGGTCCTCTCCTCTTCCTGGTATCTATTGTCTTGGTTTAAATCTTCTGAGAGTCTCCTCATTCTTCTGGACGGGTGACACAGAGGTGACAGTTGCAAAACATTTGGTGGCTCATCCACCAGCCTGTGGAGACCCTGAGCTCGGCTTTTCCTCTGGTTTTATGCCCGGTTTCCTCCAGAAAATTCCTGGAGCGAGAGGAAAGGTCTGGTGTGGGTGACGTGAAGATAGAGAGGAATGGAAAACACTCTGGAAAACCAGTTTTGAAAGGCAGATGCTGCTTTGTGCAAAACAGCCCGACTTTCTCCCCCACCAGTCTGAAGACGTGTGAATTTTTGGCACGTTGCAAAACTTGCCCAGTTCTGGCAACTTGTGCCAAGGTGTGACCACACACCCGGCGTGGGTCCCCTCCTGCTGCACGTGGGGCCTGGCAGAGGTGACAGCCGGGGCAAGGACGGCGTTTCCAAAGCCCGGTGGGTGCAACCAGGAACTGCCTGAGGAGGAACGAGCCGGGAGGGGCTCGGGAAGGGCCCACCCGGCAATTTCCAGGAGCGGGAAAGGCGAACTCAAGCCGCTGCTTGTGGCAGGTGTGTCACCAGCTGTGGTGAAACCGCCCCTCAGCCGGGGATAAAAGGGCTGCCCGGGCTCCGGGAGCACAGAAGGGATCTGTTCTCTGCACACCCTCCTCGAGACCAGGTGAGTGGGACCGGGAGGGCCTCCAAGGGACACGCTGAGGGAGACGCAGTTTTGGACGTGGACTCAGCCCAGCGGGGTGGTTtctgctcagggcaggggaggaggcTGGTTTGGGCTGCAAAACAAGGATAAATTCTGGCATTATATggaatatatataatatataatgcaTGTGTTGTATTACAATATATATGTGataatatatgttatatattattatatattatatatattaaaataacataATATAGGTATAATTTGgcataatatataatataacatagtataatatattatataatatatataatatatataatgtattatatattatatagtatatattatatagtatatattatatatagaaATAACACAATATATATTTTGGCATTACATATAAAATAGAACAGTCtccggggccgggcaggggcgGCTCCCCCTCCCTGGGGTGCCTGATTTTGGGCCCATTTCACAGCTTTGAGGTGTTTCCCAGTTTCTGCAGGTACCTCCCGAGCTCAGCCATGtctgccagcacccacagccACGCCGAGAGCCGGCAGTTCCCCGGGAATTGCACCCTGGAGAGGGCCCTGAAGACCATCGTGGACGTTTATCACCGTTACAGCGTCCGGCAGGGAGAGCTCGACCTCCTCAGCTTAAACGACTTCAAAACGCTGATCACCGAGCAGGCCCCCACCTTCCTGCAGGCCTGTGTGAGTGCCAGAGGGGCTCCCTGGGGGAGCCTTCCCTCGGGATGTGCCGGGGGACGAGGCTCAGGTGGCTCCGAGGGAATGGGGAGCAGGTCCCACCATGGCAGTGGTTCACTGTGGTCAGACCTGTGGGGCCACCTGAGCTCTCTCCTCCAGCCAGAGGGACTCGGGACAAGTGTCCACTTAGAGCTTAATTAGGGGCTAATTGCACTGTAGGAGAGGGTCATGATGTCCTGCAGATCCAGACACATCCCAGGGCATGGAAGGACCCAGCTGGCTCTGTCTCCACTGCTGGATTCAGAGCCAGGGGAGGGGATGCACTAAAACCTCTCCTGTCCCCCGATTCCAGGGCAGGAACCAACGTGGTTACTTGGACAAGATCTTCAAGGAGACTGACCTCAACAAGGACAAGGAGCTGTCCTTCGAGGAGTTCAGCATCGTCCTGGCCAAGGTGGCTGACGACGCCCATCGCATCAGCCACGGCTCCGACCGCTGCGGGCCCGACCAGGACTGAGCCTCAGCTCCCCCCCATGGAACACCGGGAGCTTTAGGGCTGCTTTAGGAACGGGGCTCTGGGtgctctctgcctgctgggaTCCCTCACGCCTGTGAGACAATAAAGCATCACTTGAAATCCACCGAGTCCTTCCCGTGCCGACAATTCCTTCCGCATCCCACGGGTGGCGGGGAGGGTGGGCACTGGTCCTGGGGGATAACCCAGGGGGTGACAAGccctgctcttccctctgccCACATCAGCCCTTAAAAGTGTGTTTTGAAAGAGTTTTGCAACCCTTGCCAAGCTCGGGGTGCCCTGCCAGGGCTCAGCTCCTCGGGGTACAACCAACCCTGGGCACCTGGAAACACATCCTGAGTTCCCCAGACCCTCTCAGTCCCTCCAGTGAGCAGATCCTTGCCCGACCCTGCTGGCCTTGGGGACGGGGTTGTAGGTGGACAGGGGGCTGTGCAAGTCCTGTGCAaggggggctgcagagccagcagaaAGTTGTGCCAGGACATGTTCCTGGGACCCTCAGCACTGCCCGGGCTCCCCGGTCACCCCAGGTCACAACCAAACATGCAGAGGCTCATTCCTCTTGCCTGTGGGCACATCCAAGGATCCAGCCACTATCCCACCTTGGAAACCCCTCCCACACCCTTGTTCTTCCCCACCTCCAGGGTGATAAAGTGACCAAAAGGGGGGTTTCCTGATATTGCTACAAAATTCTGCAATGCTGGGGATGGTCCCGGACACCCTGTTGTGAAACAGCCCAGACCTTCTCCAGACCTTCTGAGCATCTGTTGTGAAATGCAGAGCACCCCCAGTGAGGGCTGGAGCCTGGGGGGGCTGttgtatcacagaatcattcccagaatcactgaggatggaaaagccctccaaggtcatcaagtccaacctttgaccatctcccagagcactcagtgccacagtCAGtcgttccttggacacctccagggctggggactcccccacctccctgggcagcccctgccaaggcctcaccaccccttccaggaagaaattctccctgAAAAGCAGTTTGTAGACCAAGGCTGCACCTCTGAGCAGCTCCCTGCACGGTGCTGCCCCACATCAGCTCCTCTGGAGCTCCTGGAACTCGCCCCAGGCCTGTCCATGGCCCTGCTTTGGCCTCCACTTTGTGTCTGAGACCAACACAATGCTTGGCAGGttaaacaaaccccaaaacgaGTCTGCTGAGTCAGCAGGCAGCGCTTTTTGATGAAGAAACACTGGAAAGTCTCGTTTTGCTCCCAAACTTGGCAGCTCCGAAGCCAAAGCGCCTGCGCTGGGTCTGTGCCACGCTGAgagacaacaacaacaaaagccaCAGAGTGAGGACAGAGTCCcaaaatgtgcaaaaaaaaataaacacctttCAGCCAGACCTGGTCTGTACAGCTCAGAGCACACCTGGGGTGGGGACAATCCACCCCTGGAGGTGaaatggagctcctggagccctgccaggccaggcacacgccCTGGATTATGTGTCTGTCACGGAAAGACAtttgctgcaggcaggggatggTCCCTCGGTGCCACCTCTGTGCCCGTGTCACAcgggcagccctggcactgctgccaggcCTGTGCTTGTGGCACTCGCTGCTCTGGGTGGAGACAGATGGGTCAAAGGTTGGGTCTGATGATCTTGGGGGCTTTTCCAACGTAACGAAGCACTGGGACCCTTCGGGgtgccccagctctgcagggatggggacactcACTGGAGAAGGGCAGGAATGATGGTGTGGGTGCCCTGTGGCACCAGAAGACACCCCTATGAATGGGCAAAACCAGGTGAAGTGGAAGAATCCCAAGGGAACGGACTTTTGGCAAGAGTTGGTGGAGAATTGATCACGATTTTCCCACATTTCCTCATTTCCCACatgctgggaaggagggaacagGGTGAGGGCAAAGTTCACAGCTCAAACCTCAACCAGGTGAAGGGGACCCACCTGAAGGGACATTTCCAtgccctgcccaccccctgCCACCCTGGTGGAGTCCGTGACACCCCGACCTTGCGGGAAAAGCCACAGAGACCCTTTTTCAGGAACTGCCCCCGAGCCTTAAGCAATGCCCAGTGTGTCATGAGCATGGACTGGATGAAACAGGGACATTTCACAACCTTTCATGGCCAGGGTATAAGAGACCCCTCGCTTGGGACCTGCCCCACACCGGCCCCAGGGGATCTCACTCCGCTGCCAAGATGAGCAAGGTAAGTCCAATGTGCATTTAAGGtctcttttccaggtgctgGTTGGGCCACCAGAGGTGTGAAGACCCTCAGGGAGCATCTCATCATGACCTGCCATCGGTTGCTGGCAGAGCACAACCAGGCTCATCCCACAGGGATGTTTTCTCCTGGAGGAGGTTCCCCCCTCGCACGTTCTGACCACCAAAGGGGTTCCAGGACATCAGATCTTGTGCTCTGTATCTCTCCAGAGGTTTTTGGGGTGCTACCAGCTGGTTTGGGagctccagcagtgccaggaaggaGGCACATTTCGAGGGAAACCCCCCTGGCCGTGTCCTCACCGCCCTGGTTATGGCAGATTTCCACACCCATTGTGGCTCCTGCTGTTATTTGGTGCAACCCTTTCTCTTCCAGAGCtcccagagccaggagcagcccTCCGAGCTGGAGAAGGCCATGGATGTCATCATTGATGTCTTCCACCACTACTCCAGGCgggagggggacagggacaccctgaCCAAGAAGGAGCTGAAGCTCCTCATTGAGAAGTATCTTGCCAACTACCTGAAGGTGAGTGGGCCCAGAGCAGGGTCCAcatggggagggagctgggctggacccCCCTAACGCGGATATCTCCTGCCCCACCCTCCCTGTCCAACCTCCCCTTTCCAAACCTGCTCCATAAAGTCAGAGGAAGGAATCCCACCCAGGTCTGGGTGAACCTGCAGCTGGGTATTGACCCTCATCCCCTCCTCCTCAAAAATCAGGGTTAGGCTGCTCAGGAGCTCCTTTGCCATCTGGAAATGGGCTCAGAAACACCACTCCCAAATCCCACTGTTTTTGTGACTCCCTTTTCTAGTGTTGAGTGAAGGGTTTTTTCGCCCAAGGAGAGGTTTGAGCTGTGAGTGATGCTCCCCCTCACCCtgtcccttcctcctctgcagcacGTGAAGAACAAGGCCACCATCGACAAGATCTTCAAGGACCTGGACATCAACAAGGACTCCCAGATCAGCTTCTACGAGATGATGCTGCTCATCGTCCGCGTCACCTGCGCCACCCACGAGCACCTGCACGAGGTGGAggaccagcagcaccagcaccagcaccaccaggaccagcagcaccagcaccagcaccaccaggaccagcagcaccagcaccaggaccagcagcaccagcaccagcagcaccactgaGCTGGGCTTGGCCCCTCGGCCGCGCTGCAGCCCCTGGTTTCCTCCCCCCCATGGAAAGTTTCGGGCTGGGAAAGGCTCCAGGATCAAACCCAACCTCGGGCCACCcctctctgcccccctccctcccccccttctGCAAAGTGTGGTGGGTTTGCTGCCAAATAAAGATTTGCCCTGAGGCTGCCAAAGctctgctgtgtctgtgtgggtTTTCCTCCAGGCGAGTCCTGCACTTTCCTCTCTCCTTAAACCCCGCAAATCCGGGGGGGGAAATCCTTGGAGACAGGCTCAGGGGAGGTGGACGTGTGGGAAGTTCAGGGTTCCCTCCAGCAGGTGCTCAGGATGCTCCAGGTATCACAACGTGCCCCAGGGGTCACAGAAGACACTAAAATTTGACATTTTCAGCTAGAAAACAACCCCATTTAGGCCTGAAAACACTCCACAGCTCTCCTTGGAGCAAGCTGTGGTggtgggcaggagctggaaggaTGGGTGGGGATGGATAAACACTCTTTTTGGGAGGAACACCCTTTTTAGGGCAGTTTTGCTCCATATGGGGGTGGACATGTTAAGTTTTGGGGCTGCATCCAATAGTAAGGTCCAGCCACCGGGTTTTGTGGGGACAAGAGCCCAGAACAACCCCAACTCCTCCCTCAGAACATCCCAATTTGCCCCGGGAAGGTTCATCTGTCATTAATCAGCTGCTTTCCAGAGAGAAATTCGGGCTGGAACCACcaccagagctgctgagcagccGCCCAGGCACTCTCAGAGCCTCATTTCCAAACATCTtcagggggaggaaaaggaacaGTTGTGATTTCCCAAGGCTGAGTCAAAGCCCTGAAATCGCCCTGCTCCGGGAAGGAACCTTCCAGAAGCTTCCCCAAAGCAGCTGAGCTGAAGCAAgacctgccccccccccccaggttAACACAAGACCACCACAAGTTGCCTCACCCAGGTTGCTTCAGCTTCCTTTGGAGCCAGTTTTGACATCTGAGGGGTCAAACACCTTCTGAGGAGGTTAAAATCTGCCCCAGGGCCCGGAgttccctcagccctgcacagggtgGCAGATCTCGAGCCACATCTGCAATCCCACCCCCCAAAACAGCTCATACACCCCATCCTGCAGCATTCTGGGGTCTCTGGAGCAGGAAGAGCCCCCCACACCCAGTGGAGCTGCTCCAGTGCCACCACCCTGCAGGGCAGAAGGACATGGACCCCGAGAGCCAGGGCTGGTGATCCTAAGGGACAAGGCTGGTTTGGGTGCCTTTGCAGCACATCAGTTTTTGGGGGCTCAGAACCCTCTTTGGGGGTGTCCAGCCCTTCTGGTCCCTGCACAACCCACCCAGGACCTTCCCCAGGACTGAGGCAGGAACCAACCTCGGGGTGTTGGTGCAACAGGATGTTTGCCAacacagcaggggctgcagtgtGGGGTGGGGGGACTCCTGTTGTGTCACCCAGGGGCTGTGGGATCAGGTGGGGGGCAGAATGAGCCCCCCCAACACCCTGAGTGGTCCCCAAATCCTTACAGATCGTTTCACCCCAAGGAGCTCCCCAAAAGAGGGGACACCGAGCAGGTGATGATACCCCCAGCCACAGGAGCCAGGAGCACAGGAAGGGGGGGAGCCCCAAATCCCGcctccctccacccccaggTGAGGATTCGCCACCCCCggaggtgtccagggaaggactggccgtggcactgagtgctctgggctgggggacaaggtggggatggggcacaggctggactcgatggtgtcagagatcttttccaacctaaaataTTCCGGGATTCAGGTTCCTCGAGCCGAGGACCGGCCTCCTGCTGCCACCTGGTGGGATGTGACACCGCGGCTCTTGGAGAGGCCACCGAGTCCTGCCCGAGCTCCCCAGGGACGCTGCGAACCTACCGACCTCGGGCACAGCCCCATCCTGTGTCCCCCCGTTCCTGTTCCTCCTCCACTAGCgctgttccaacccccctgcccgTCCCCGTGAACCacctccctctgcagcccccccgaccccccagcacaggagggcaCGGGGGGTCGTGCAATGCCCCAAACTCTGCCAGCGGGGGACTTGGACGCCCTTGGTCACCGTCAGTCCCAACACTCCCACGGGGATGAGCCACAGGGGGGAAAACTGGTCGTTCGGGGGGGCCGGTGAGGTCTGGGGCCAGCAGCTGACCCAGCATCGGCGGTAAAGCCACGCCCGGAGCCCAGCAAAGCCCGGCTTAACGCTGCTGTGGATGGGGACGTGTCACCAGGGGATGGCACCGTGGTGGCAGCGGGATGGAGGGGGTAGCTGGAGGAAGGGACGGGCTCCGAGTGACTCAGAGCAATTTTCCCCATAATTCCCCTCGTTCAGACACGTGCTaattggggtggggggaggagtACAGAGGCTGGAGGGGGTCACTGCCCTCCCAACCTCCTCCACAAGTGTTTCCTGTGGGTCTGGTCACCCCATGGCCACCTCAGTCCTGGGGTCCTTCCCGCAccatcccctggcagagctgctcttccttcccacagggacagggaccccccaACACAAAGCCTTAAACCCCTTAAATGTGGCCACGGGGGATCCCAGCCCTCGAGAAAACACCCCCTGTCCTGCCTTCCACCAAGGCCCTGgccaggggcagcaggagctcgGGCTCCTGGCACTGTCTGTCTCGGGGGGGTTCGTGCTCAGCCCTGGCAAGGCTGCACCCCAAAAGTTTGCGGGTTAAAcggtgctgctgcctgtgcccgGTCGCCCAACCACCCCAAATCCAGCCCTGAAGGGAGTCCCCCGGCTCCGGGACTCCCCCAAAACCTCCAAGGACCCCTCAGGTGTgagagcagcccctgggctgaGGCAGCTTCCCCAAAATCCTGCGTGTGCCGGGACCTGCAGGGACTTGCTGCCTCTTGCCTCAGCGTGCCGGGGGAAATTCCGCTCCAGCCCGCGGTCTGCATCTCATCTCCAACCCCTTCCCCGCCGAGCCGCGCCGCTGGTGCCGGTGGGCGGCACAGCCCGGCTCCAGCAGCGCCTCCCCTCCCAAAAACGCTGCCACAACCCGGCCCCGCCAACGCCCccggggggctgagggggcacCGACCTCATCTGCCTCCGTCCCGTATCGGGGAATCTGGGAAGGTGCCTGAGCCCTTAATGAGAGCTGGCACACCCCgcggggcagggagggctcctcccgcccctgcccagctgagcaAACCCGCGGTGGGGACGCGGGGACCACACAGAGAGCCCGGAGTctgtcctggtgctgctgctggagcctccTCAGAACCCGGGGCTGGGGCTTTGCCCggagccctggggcagcctgagcccagcagggctgaaaTCCCTCCTGTTCCTGTGCCACACCCTGATGGGCTCCACGGGCTGAAATCCCTCCTGTGCCACACCCTGATGGGCTCCACGGGCTGAAATCCCTCCTGTGCCACACCCTGATGGGCTCCACGGGCTGAAATCCCTCCTGTGCCACACCCTGATGGGCTCCAGGGGCTGAAATCCCTCCTGTTCTGTGCCCTGATGGGCTCCACGGGCTGAAATCCCTCCTGTGCCACACCCTGATGGGCTCCATGGGCTGAAATCCCTCCTGTTCCACACTCTGATGTGCTCTGAGGGGCTGAACCTCAGCCTGGCACCGAGGGCACACACCAGGGTGGGCAGTGACTGGCCCTGTCCCATCGGGGTGTCCAACGAGTGACT contains these protein-coding regions:
- the LOC135403959 gene encoding protein S100-A9-like, with product MKTDLELALECAVNVYHQYAVLNRPIDDYLSKTEFSKLLKETAKPFLNDTKPPNTSTDDYINQLFTKADGNHDGRLKFTEFMTTLSLVAINAHDRSHKGPGGDHDHGHDHGHDHGHDHGRRPRN
- the LOC135403958 gene encoding protein MRP-126-like, which gives rise to MSKSSQSQEQPSELEKAMDVIIDVFHHYSRREGDRDTLTKKELKLLIEKYLANYLKHVKNKATIDKIFKDLDINKDSQISFYEMMLLIVRVTCATHEHLHEVEDQQHQHQHHQDQQHQHQHHQDQQHQHQDQQHQHQQHH
- the LOC135403962 gene encoding protein S100-A8-like — encoded protein: MSASTHSHAESRQFPGNCTLERALKTIVDVYHRYSVRQGELDLLSLNDFKTLITEQAPTFLQACGRNQRGYLDKIFKETDLNKDKELSFEEFSIVLAKVADDAHRISHGSDRCGPDQD